One genomic segment of Myxococcales bacterium includes these proteins:
- a CDS encoding HAMP domain-containing histidine kinase: MKERARQGIATFLLVPAVLVAVGVLAYFTVRTTLQIEKLRQQSVLEATLALAREKADRIDKRIVEQDSAIMAIADPAHVLELTERWLPTAPRETPTIRAILVLDEARNVLSFASRASGALAEDEAFRRLLVVRMLGDMELGGQPLDQLRHLHRVYRGQSYLVSYWQKQQAGGRYLVVAWHDIGRIVKYALPSLTAEPVGGAAPSRVNVVDEEGRIIFGPQLRTGQFTVSVRFPTTLYNWSLQVVPATGEELATRVANRRLLELIMVAFACLVVVAGVMAILFATWKERRISELKSEFVANVSHELKTPLALIRMFGEMLQSGRVANASKHKEYIDIIVAESERLSSLIENVLDFAKVDRGHDAYDFAVGDLGAAVTRAVTTYRHHAEREGVELTCDIVGELGESMLDERAVQLAVINLIDNALKYASDGKVVRVRASREGSELIVRVIDRGPGVPKEDRERIFERFVRGNRAIAPTGAPVRGSGIGLSLVKHIAESHGGRAWVESSEGAGGSTFALSIPALAAGTSR; encoded by the coding sequence ATGAAGGAACGCGCGCGCCAAGGCATCGCGACCTTCCTCCTGGTGCCTGCGGTGCTCGTCGCCGTCGGCGTCCTCGCGTACTTCACCGTTCGGACGACGCTTCAAATCGAGAAGCTCCGCCAGCAGTCGGTGCTCGAAGCCACGCTGGCGCTCGCTCGCGAGAAGGCTGACCGCATCGACAAGCGCATCGTCGAGCAAGACAGCGCCATCATGGCCATCGCCGACCCGGCCCACGTGCTCGAGCTGACGGAGCGCTGGCTTCCGACGGCCCCTCGCGAGACGCCGACGATCCGCGCGATCCTCGTCCTCGACGAAGCGCGCAACGTCCTCAGCTTCGCGTCGCGCGCGAGCGGAGCCCTCGCAGAGGACGAGGCCTTTCGTCGGCTCCTCGTCGTGCGGATGCTCGGCGACATGGAGCTCGGCGGCCAGCCGCTCGATCAGCTGAGGCACCTGCATCGCGTCTACCGCGGCCAGAGCTACCTGGTGAGCTACTGGCAAAAGCAACAGGCCGGCGGGCGCTACCTCGTGGTGGCGTGGCACGACATTGGGCGCATCGTGAAGTACGCGCTCCCGAGCCTCACCGCCGAGCCCGTCGGCGGCGCCGCACCGAGCCGCGTCAATGTCGTCGACGAAGAGGGGCGCATCATCTTCGGCCCGCAGCTGCGAACGGGCCAGTTCACCGTCTCGGTGCGCTTCCCTACGACGCTCTACAACTGGTCGCTGCAAGTCGTCCCCGCCACCGGCGAGGAGCTAGCCACGCGCGTCGCCAATCGGCGACTCCTCGAGCTCATCATGGTGGCCTTCGCGTGCCTCGTCGTCGTGGCCGGCGTCATGGCGATCCTCTTCGCGACTTGGAAGGAGCGACGCATCAGCGAGCTCAAGAGCGAATTCGTCGCCAACGTGAGCCACGAGCTCAAGACGCCGCTGGCGCTCATTCGCATGTTCGGCGAGATGCTCCAGTCGGGGCGCGTTGCCAACGCGAGCAAGCACAAGGAGTACATCGACATCATCGTCGCCGAGAGTGAGCGCCTCTCGAGCCTCATCGAAAACGTTCTCGACTTCGCCAAGGTGGATCGGGGTCACGACGCCTACGACTTCGCCGTCGGCGACCTCGGTGCTGCCGTCACCCGCGCCGTCACCACCTACCGGCACCACGCAGAGCGTGAAGGCGTGGAGCTGACGTGCGACATCGTTGGCGAGCTCGGTGAGTCGATGCTCGATGAGCGCGCCGTTCAACTTGCGGTCATCAACCTCATCGACAACGCGCTCAAGTACGCCTCCGACGGGAAGGTCGTCCGCGTCCGGGCTTCCCGCGAGGGCAGCGAGTTGATCGTCCGCGTCATCGACCGAGGGCCCGGCGTACCCAAAGAAGATCGCGAGCGGATCTTCGAGCGTTTCGTCCGAGGCAACCGCGCCATCGCGCCCACGGGCGCGCCCGTTCGCGGGAGCGGCATCGGCCTCTCGCTCGTGAAGCACATCGCCGAGAGCCACGGCGGGCGGGCGTGGGTCGAGAGCTCCGAGGGCGCGGGCGGGTCGACTTTCGCCCTGTCGATCCCAGCGCTTGCGGCGGGAACGTCACGGTAA
- a CDS encoding RNA-binding protein has protein sequence MDRGPRPAGPGGAAQAPDRTLYVGNLPYDCTIQEVETLIGGVAGEGQVVRVHLPTDPDGRKRGFGFVTMASSETAKTAATSLSGQEFRGRRLVVNLAHPKGDRPPPREGGGGYAGGGGGGGFGGGGGGGGFGGGGFGGPPAGGGFGGPPAPPRRAFDDRGKRKAGPANEDGPKKRRFGGGEKRQRDDDWKGGTGDDD, from the coding sequence ATGGATCGCGGGCCGCGGCCAGCCGGCCCTGGGGGCGCTGCGCAGGCCCCGGACCGCACTCTCTACGTCGGCAATCTGCCCTACGACTGCACCATCCAGGAGGTTGAGACCCTCATTGGCGGCGTGGCCGGAGAAGGCCAGGTCGTGCGCGTTCACCTCCCGACGGACCCGGACGGCCGCAAGCGCGGCTTCGGCTTCGTCACGATGGCGAGTTCCGAGACCGCGAAAACGGCGGCGACCTCGCTTTCGGGACAAGAGTTTCGAGGAAGGCGACTCGTCGTCAACTTGGCTCACCCCAAGGGTGATCGTCCGCCGCCTCGCGAGGGTGGTGGAGGCTACGCCGGCGGTGGCGGCGGTGGAGGTTTCGGTGGTGGCGGTGGCGGCGGCGGCTTCGGCGGCGGCGGCTTCGGCGGACCGCCCGCAGGGGGTGGCTTCGGCGGCCCGCCCGCGCCCCCACGACGAGCCTTCGACGATCGGGGCAAACGCAAGGCGGGCCCGGCCAACGAGGACGGCCCGAAGAAGCGCCGTTTCGGCGGCGGCGAGAAGCGCCAGCGCGACGACGACTGGAAGGGCGGCACGGGCGACGACGACTGA
- the rpmG gene encoding 50S ribosomal protein L33, producing the protein MRDIIKLTCGNCNRANYVTTKNKRTMSEKFEITKFCSTCRKHHPHKEGKISKG; encoded by the coding sequence ATGCGCGACATCATCAAGCTGACCTGCGGCAACTGCAACCGTGCGAACTACGTGACCACGAAGAACAAGCGGACGATGTCCGAGAAGTTCGAGATCACCAAGTTCTGCTCTACGTGCCGGAAACATCATCCGCACAAAGAAGGCAAAATCTCGAAGGGGTGA
- a CDS encoding rod shape-determining protein: MIFDWLHGLFSNDLAIDLGTATTLIYVKGKGIVSCEPSVVAVQRDARGGNKVLAVGREAKEMLGRTPGNIRAVRPLRDGVIADFEITEAMLRYFIARAHNRRTLVKPRIIICVPFGITEVEKRAVKESAESAGAREVYLIEEPMAAAIGAGLPITEPSGNMVVDIGGGTTEVAVISLAGIVYSQSVRVGGDKMDEAIQAYLKRKYNLAIGEQTAERIKMQVGNAYPLEQQLTSEVKGRDLVAGVPKTVVVNSDEIREALAEPTNAIVEAVLLALEKTPPELAADIVDKGIVLTGGGALLKNLDVLLREETGLPVMVSDDPISAVVLGSGKALDHMELLKEVTIS; this comes from the coding sequence ATGATCTTCGACTGGCTCCACGGCCTGTTCTCGAACGACCTCGCCATCGATTTGGGGACGGCGACCACGCTCATCTACGTCAAGGGCAAGGGCATCGTGTCTTGCGAACCGTCCGTCGTCGCCGTCCAGCGCGACGCCCGGGGCGGCAACAAAGTGCTCGCCGTCGGCCGTGAGGCCAAGGAGATGCTCGGCCGCACGCCCGGCAACATCCGCGCGGTCCGGCCCCTGCGCGACGGCGTCATCGCCGACTTCGAGATCACCGAAGCGATGCTCCGGTATTTCATCGCGCGAGCCCACAACCGGCGGACCCTGGTCAAGCCGCGGATCATCATCTGCGTGCCCTTCGGCATCACGGAGGTCGAGAAGCGCGCCGTGAAAGAGAGCGCCGAGAGCGCCGGGGCGCGCGAGGTCTACCTCATCGAGGAGCCCATGGCGGCGGCCATCGGCGCCGGCCTCCCCATCACGGAGCCCTCGGGCAACATGGTTGTCGACATCGGCGGAGGCACCACCGAGGTCGCGGTCATCTCGCTCGCCGGCATCGTGTACTCGCAGAGCGTTCGCGTCGGCGGCGACAAGATGGACGAGGCCATTCAGGCTTACCTCAAGCGCAAGTACAACCTCGCCATTGGCGAGCAGACGGCCGAGCGCATCAAGATGCAGGTCGGCAACGCGTACCCGCTGGAGCAGCAGCTCACGAGCGAGGTCAAGGGGCGCGATCTCGTGGCCGGCGTGCCGAAGACCGTCGTCGTCAACTCCGACGAGATCCGGGAAGCGCTCGCCGAACCCACAAACGCCATCGTCGAAGCGGTGCTCCTCGCCCTTGAGAAGACGCCGCCCGAGCTCGCGGCCGACATCGTCGACAAGGGCATCGTCCTCACCGGCGGCGGCGCGTTGCTCAAGAACCTGGATGTCCTCTTGCGCGAGGAGACGGGCCTGCCGGTCATGGTCTCCGACGACCCCATCAGCGCGGTCGTCTTGGGCAGCGGCAAAGCGCTCGATCACATGGAGCTTTTGAAGGAGGTGACGATCAGCTAG